AAGGCTGCCACAAAGACTTGCCGCATGGTTTCCACCCGGTCAGCGGCGGCACGGATCCGATCAACGGCGGCTCGCTCAGCTGCGTCAGCTGTCACAACCCGCACGGCAGCCAGTACCCGGCCGACCTGCGCGCCGGCGGCGACGCCCTCTGTCTGCAATGCCACAACTTCCAGGCGCCAGGAACGACAGCGCGGCAATGAGGCGAAATGACACAAATAGGAAGAAACACAGTTTTCAGCCTGTGAATAACCAATATCCAATAACAGATTCGCCATGAAACGGCTCGCCCTCATCCTCAGCATCCTCGTCTTGCTGTTCATCGCCCTCAGCCTCGGCAGCGGCAACGCTGGCTTTGGCCCGCGCGCGGTCGATGCAGGGCAGGGCGCGCCTTTCAACCCACATGGCCGCTACAGCGCCGCGACCAATAGCTGCACCACCTGCCATGTCCCCCACCAGCGGACATCCGACCCTGAGACGCCCTGTTATGGCTGCCACCCCAACCAGTTGACGCACGAACAGAACGATTGCGCCACCTGCCACGACCCGCACGCCCGCACCACCAACGCCGCCCTGGTGCAGACCAGCATCGGCGGCAAACCGCTCAGCTTCGACGGCAAGAACTTCGACGCCACGGCCAACTCCATCTGCCGCACCTGCCACACCACCACCAACTACCACAGCCCGGCGGCCCGCGCAACGCACTACGAAAACCAGCCCTGCACCAACTGCCATCCCCACAGCGCCGGCTTCGCCCCTGACCCCACCAACTGCGGCGCCTGCCACGGCGACCCGCCCGACAGCGGCGCCCACGCCCGCCATCGCCAGACCGACATCGGCCTCAACAGCTGCGAATCCTGCCACCCGCGCGTCCGCAACTGGCGCGACCCCGGCCATTACAACGGCCGTGTCGATTTCAAAGACAAGGCCGTGCTCAGCAACACCGGCGTCTGCAACGACTGCCACGGCAACAGCAGCGGCATCGCCGAAGCCAAAGCCAACTGGCCATCGGGCCGGGCCATCGCCGACTGCACCGGCTGCCACAACAGCGCCGACCCCGGCAAACTGAATGGCAAGGCCGCTCCGGCGGTGGATGCCTATTGGGCCAGCAACGGCCACGGCCAGGGCCACGAACAGGACCAGGATCTGGACTGCCAGGCCTGCCACAACCCCGCTGCGCCCCACTTCGGCGCCGGGTTCGACCCCCGCCTGTGGGCCGAACCCGCCCAACTCTGCGCCCGCTGCCACAACGACCCCACCCGCGCCGGCGCCGATGTCAGCGCCCACGGCAATGAGGATTTCCAGCAGGCCACGCAGCCGAACTTCGGCGAAACCTGCGCCACCTGCCATGACCCACACGGCAGCGCCAATCTCGCCGCCATCCGGGGCGCAATCAAGGGCAGCACGGTCGTCTTCCTGGCCCGCACCGGCGCCAACAGCTTCGACTCGGCCGACGACAACAACAGCCGCGAGCTTTGCGCCACCTGCCACCGCACCACGCGGCACAATCGCACCCCTAGCAACCGGCCGCAAACCCCGCACTACGAGGGCCAGGACTGCACCCAGTGTCACAAACACGAGACCGACGGCGACCCGACCACGGCCGATGCCTTCATGCCGCAGGGCGGGTGCATGGTCTGCCACAAGGACCCGACCGACAACGGCGACAACCTGCCGCCTGGGGGCCGGCCGGCGGTGGCGGCCGATTTTGCCGGCCGCAGCCATCACATCCAGGGCGAACTGACCGATGCCCGCTGCCTAGTCTGCCACGACCAGACGACCCACGGCGATGGCAGCATCGACCTCCGTCACCCCGACGGCGGGGCCAACTTGCGCTTCGTCCACGCCAAAGATGCTGACCTCACGCCCTTCTGCCAGGGCTGCCATGATGCCAACGGCAGCACCGTTGCCATCGCGCCCGGCGGCTCGGCGGCGGACCCGTTCCGAGATAGCAGCAACCTCCTGGCCCTGCCGCCCGTCGGCGACCACAGCAATCATGACTTCCACGCCCCCCAAGAAGGGCTTTTCCGCCAGGGCTGCAACGATTGCCACGCCGGGCACGGCAGCAACAACCTGGCCATCGTCTTGACCAACATCGGCGGCAACAGCATCACCTTCACATCCCGCACCGGCGCCAACAGCTTCGACGACCCCGCCAAAGACGACCGCAACGATCTCTG
The nucleotide sequence above comes from Caldilineales bacterium. Encoded proteins:
- a CDS encoding CxxxxCH/CxxCH domain-containing protein, whose protein sequence is MKRLALILSILVLLFIALSLGSGNAGFGPRAVDAGQGAPFNPHGRYSAATNSCTTCHVPHQRTSDPETPCYGCHPNQLTHEQNDCATCHDPHARTTNAALVQTSIGGKPLSFDGKNFDATANSICRTCHTTTNYHSPAARATHYENQPCTNCHPHSAGFAPDPTNCGACHGDPPDSGAHARHRQTDIGLNSCESCHPRVRNWRDPGHYNGRVDFKDKAVLSNTGVCNDCHGNSSGIAEAKANWPSGRAIADCTGCHNSADPGKLNGKAAPAVDAYWASNGHGQGHEQDQDLDCQACHNPAAPHFGAGFDPRLWAEPAQLCARCHNDPTRAGADVSAHGNEDFQQATQPNFGETCATCHDPHGSANLAAIRGAIKGSTVVFLARTGANSFDSADDNNSRELCATCHRTTRHNRTPSNRPQTPHYEGQDCTQCHKHETDGDPTTADAFMPQGGCMVCHKDPTDNGDNLPPGGRPAVAADFAGRSHHIQGELTDARCLVCHDQTTHGDGSIDLRHPDGGANLRFVHAKDADLTPFCQGCHDANGSTVAIAPGGSAADPFRDSSNLLALPPVGDHSNHDFHAPQEGLFRQGCNDCHAGHGSNNLAIVLTNIGGNSITFTSRTGANSFDDPAKDDRNDLCVTCHLGRASLHAGGDHRAAGDLDLRGTDCTTCHLHDADNTIATRDGFMPSCGACHGQPPPPAGNGYALNESLTPHQIHAGQSAGQYGQPCSTCHDRLNPAYSGHVTQPASFQDVFFGSPNAAGSYNRLSRTCATVGCHSNGNPSGGQLVYTSPVWGENSRLSCSGCHGDQISLTTGSHGKHLLSFYRDRGADAIGCYECHGPTAKDDDNNAIGSTQTHVNFQKDVRLDVTDLWGRPDGSTFNPANRTCANSLCHSDGAASREQPGTPVFTTPRWGDAASGACGTCHGITPQTVTSGAHARHFDSSNQGPGITSCAVCHSSYGDDNHANGKVNFADGATLSQTTVCNECHSPGGAVNGVAEARSKWANSQPLSCEGCHDEQASVVKGVTAPNIAGNGATYGSGVTGHGKSGVTCELCHLKQADSIHFDGVARTYTAAADNLQAALWLNFGGLNLPITSDEPYARANYGVCMACHPEANLVGLGPGYSNALFSHSNPPPAGYPLQTPATVTAFRNERAEGFNFGNVPANIHWDHLDLNQVNWDSDGDGTMDSKPSCAACHDPHGVRSFADGVAYPAMTSADMGIIHGQDAIGAYGEVTKTSYNQRCRSCHPSAGIRYYRPEPVR